Proteins encoded within one genomic window of Chitinophaga parva:
- a CDS encoding FecR domain-containing protein, giving the protein MEPYRQQIEDLTIDELQGTLTPDNRQLLDSLLEEHPDGSDIQSEVRAVFTTDAGQRALHRPEQPVEAVFEYGRRKQQRTRVRRLVMYGAAAALLLGIIRIYPYFNSSSGSKSSNTPAPIAANIDPHHIKLALANGQTVDLSSSGPQVQVNSMTVHNQQHTLSFSDVPADAQWATLTVPIGKDYKLNLPDGSEVWLNSATKIHFPLRFTGNTREIDIDGEAYVKVVPQAGKPFMVHLPHSTVNVLGTEFNINTYDSGQTRLALVKGAVNLALPNKTLTVQPGFQLTVSDTKEESNERFDPRVVLGWREGICIYQDASLEDLGHILNRWFGVDVVLDNPGVSSMRFNGMLRRTDTLETYLTNLEYTNGPAFYIKDKVVHFK; this is encoded by the coding sequence ATGGAGCCTTACCGCCAACAAATTGAAGACCTGACCATCGATGAACTGCAGGGTACACTCACGCCGGATAACCGCCAGCTGCTGGACAGCCTGCTGGAGGAACACCCGGATGGCAGTGACATCCAGTCGGAGGTACGCGCTGTATTCACTACGGATGCAGGCCAGCGTGCGCTTCACCGGCCGGAACAGCCGGTAGAAGCCGTATTTGAGTACGGGCGACGCAAACAACAACGTACCCGGGTACGCCGCCTGGTCATGTATGGTGCGGCCGCAGCCCTGTTGCTGGGGATCATCCGGATCTATCCTTACTTTAACTCCTCTTCCGGCAGCAAATCTTCCAACACGCCGGCACCCATTGCCGCCAACATAGACCCGCATCATATTAAACTGGCCCTGGCTAACGGGCAAACGGTGGACCTCTCCAGCAGCGGCCCCCAGGTACAGGTGAACAGTATGACCGTGCATAACCAGCAGCACACCCTGAGCTTCAGTGATGTGCCCGCCGATGCACAGTGGGCAACCCTCACCGTGCCCATCGGTAAGGATTACAAACTGAACCTGCCAGACGGATCGGAAGTGTGGCTGAATTCTGCCACGAAGATCCATTTCCCCCTGCGCTTCACCGGCAACACCCGCGAAATAGACATAGACGGGGAAGCCTATGTAAAAGTAGTGCCCCAGGCGGGCAAGCCTTTCATGGTACACCTGCCCCACAGCACGGTAAATGTGCTGGGCACAGAATTTAACATCAATACCTACGACTCCGGGCAAACCCGCCTGGCCCTGGTAAAAGGCGCTGTAAACCTGGCCTTGCCCAATAAGACCCTCACCGTGCAGCCGGGCTTCCAGCTCACCGTGTCCGATACCAAAGAGGAAAGCAATGAACGCTTTGACCCCCGCGTGGTATTGGGCTGGCGCGAGGGCATCTGCATTTACCAGGACGCCTCCCTGGAAGACCTGGGCCATATCCTCAACCGCTGGTTTGGGGTAGACGTGGTACTGGACAATCCCGGTGTAAGCTCCATGCGCTTTAACGGCATGCTGCGCCGCACCGATACCCTGGAAACTTACCTGACCAACCTGGAATATACCAACGGCCCCGCCTTTTACATAAAGGACAAGGTGGTGCATTTTAAATAG
- a CDS encoding cyanophycinase, translating into MKKQTRVIFAYLILTTCYMIPVLAQRRPASVGVLGDTADVQAITKGGLCIIGGGGNVKTAFRWMIDRSGGGDVVVLRATGDDAYNRDIDSCGKVNSVETLVINSRELADNDSVARMIRNAEMLFISGGDQSNYYRYWKHTKTSDAIDYLMRVKHVPVGGTSAGCASLSGFFYSGDISAESSVVLRDPYDSSVTVHNNDFLHPPFMEKVLTDQHYITRQRAGRHVTFMARIVTDWHTLPWGIAPDERTAVCIDENGQATVMGENRAYFIIARSRPEVCAPGKPLQWEHHQQALEVYEIAATPAGNGHFSVADFNPAKATGGTWYWWWVRNGVLHQQQKSKQ; encoded by the coding sequence ATGAAAAAACAAACCCGCGTAATCTTCGCGTATTTAATACTTACTACCTGCTACATGATCCCTGTCCTGGCCCAGCGGAGACCCGCTTCTGTTGGGGTTTTGGGCGATACGGCGGATGTGCAGGCCATTACAAAAGGAGGGCTCTGCATTATTGGCGGCGGCGGGAATGTAAAGACGGCTTTCCGGTGGATGATAGACCGGAGTGGGGGAGGAGATGTAGTGGTGCTGCGCGCCACGGGAGATGATGCGTATAACCGCGATATTGATAGCTGCGGCAAGGTGAATTCCGTGGAAACACTGGTGATCAACAGCCGGGAACTGGCGGATAATGACAGTGTGGCCCGCATGATCCGGAATGCAGAAATGTTGTTTATTTCCGGGGGAGACCAGTCTAACTATTACCGCTACTGGAAGCATACCAAGACCAGCGATGCGATAGACTACCTGATGCGCGTGAAGCATGTGCCGGTAGGCGGTACCAGCGCGGGATGCGCTTCACTGAGTGGATTTTTTTACAGCGGGGATATCAGTGCAGAGAGCAGCGTGGTGCTCAGAGATCCATACGACAGTAGTGTAACGGTGCACAATAATGATTTCCTGCACCCGCCTTTTATGGAGAAGGTGCTCACAGACCAGCATTATATAACCCGTCAGCGCGCCGGCCGCCATGTGACGTTTATGGCGCGCATTGTTACGGATTGGCATACCTTGCCCTGGGGCATAGCCCCCGATGAAAGAACGGCAGTGTGCATTGACGAAAATGGACAGGCCACCGTGATGGGAGAGAACAGGGCCTATTTCATTATTGCCCGCAGCAGGCCGGAAGTATGTGCACCCGGTAAACCATTGCAATGGGAGCATCACCAGCAGGCGCTGGAAGTGTATGAGATAGCCGCTACACCCGCGGGCAACGGGCATTTCAGCGTGGCGGACTTTAATCCGGCAAAGGCCACTGGTGGTACCTGGTACTGGTGGTGGGTGCGCAATGGGGTATTACATCAACAACAAAAATCCAAGCAATAA
- a CDS encoding S41 family peptidase: MCLLPLLFFAGSLRAQSPASQLATLTRVWATAKYYSHDVSAGQYNWDTTFLHAASRILASRKYPVINTEVQHLLTLAGRNPEPPIKVYDSMAIMYRNYDTLWIGDDRNLTDTQRLQLHYMMQHPTRLHNYYVRTEASIDSVYAPANENVYTQSPYPDAPYRLLSLARFWGCIQYFFPYKYLQDRPWVQSLEPLTEVFLNAKDANAYQRALAQMTATVNDARTSLVPDNWDAVAGHYQVPFTVYIVDNKAVVLNISDSNAIKGTEIKPGVVIDEVDGTRIADRIRYLIPYIPASTPGTLLRDMAPLLLRSDRQEASLVCYTKEGRKFKAKFKRPDKVAPAPDTLAQAPAFRLLDNNIGYIRFSQLHMDNTDSVLQAMMKTKAILFDMREPVTDTSVLYEVPRYLLTDMTPYAFVTAPFFPLPGTFHYQLASHGADDNHYIGLKANPDHYPGKIVLLVNEHTQNLAEWAVMLIQASRRAIVVGTQSAGSVGPLTTLPLADGHQVTFTAQGSYALNGNVIQRKGVSLSIPVSVFIIDVQHNRDVILQKALDFVNNNP, translated from the coding sequence TTGTGCCTGCTCCCGCTGCTCTTCTTTGCAGGCAGCCTGCGGGCACAATCTCCCGCCAGCCAACTGGCCACCCTTACCCGCGTTTGGGCCACTGCCAAATACTACAGTCACGATGTTTCCGCCGGCCAGTACAACTGGGATACCACCTTCCTGCACGCGGCGTCCCGCATCCTTGCCAGCCGGAAATACCCCGTGATCAATACCGAAGTGCAGCACCTGCTTACCCTGGCCGGGCGCAACCCCGAGCCCCCCATCAAGGTGTACGACAGCATGGCCATCATGTACCGTAACTATGATACCTTATGGATTGGCGATGACCGCAACCTTACCGATACCCAGCGCCTGCAGTTGCACTACATGATGCAGCATCCCACGCGCCTGCATAATTATTATGTGCGCACAGAAGCATCGATCGACAGTGTGTATGCACCTGCCAACGAGAACGTCTATACGCAATCACCCTACCCGGATGCGCCTTACCGCCTGCTTAGCCTGGCCCGTTTCTGGGGCTGCATCCAGTACTTTTTCCCCTATAAATATTTGCAGGACCGGCCCTGGGTGCAAAGCCTGGAGCCTTTAACGGAAGTATTTCTCAACGCCAAAGACGCCAATGCCTACCAGCGTGCCCTGGCCCAGATGACCGCCACCGTAAACGATGCCCGCACCAGCCTTGTGCCGGACAACTGGGACGCCGTGGCCGGCCACTACCAGGTGCCGTTTACGGTGTACATCGTCGATAATAAAGCGGTGGTGCTGAACATCTCTGACAGTAACGCCATCAAAGGCACGGAGATAAAACCGGGCGTCGTGATCGATGAAGTGGATGGCACCCGTATCGCAGACCGCATCCGTTATCTTATCCCCTACATCCCGGCCAGCACGCCCGGCACCCTGCTGCGCGACATGGCGCCCCTGCTGCTGCGCAGTGACAGGCAGGAGGCCTCCCTGGTGTGTTATACCAAGGAAGGCCGCAAGTTCAAGGCTAAGTTCAAACGCCCGGACAAGGTAGCGCCCGCGCCGGATACCCTGGCCCAGGCGCCGGCTTTCCGCCTGCTGGACAACAACATTGGTTACATCCGTTTTTCACAACTGCACATGGATAATACGGATTCCGTATTGCAGGCCATGATGAAAACAAAGGCCATCCTGTTTGATATGCGGGAACCCGTTACCGATACCTCTGTATTGTACGAGGTACCCCGCTACCTGCTTACGGACATGACGCCCTATGCTTTTGTAACCGCGCCCTTTTTCCCGCTGCCCGGTACTTTCCATTACCAGCTGGCCAGCCACGGTGCAGACGACAACCATTACATAGGCCTCAAAGCCAATCCAGACCATTATCCCGGTAAAATAGTACTGCTGGTAAACGAGCACACGCAGAACCTGGCAGAATGGGCCGTGATGCTCATCCAGGCATCCCGCCGCGCCATCGTGGTGGGCACCCAGAGTGCCGGATCTGTAGGGCCGCTTACTACCCTGCCGCTGGCAGACGGGCACCAGGTCACCTTTACCGCCCAGGGCAGCTATGCACTGAACGGGAATGTGATCCAGCGCAAAGGGGTGTCCCTTTCCATCCCGGTCAGTGTGTTTATTATTGATGTGCAGCATAACCGGGACGTGATCCTCCAGAAGGCACTGGATTTCGTGAATAACAATCCTTAA
- a CDS encoding RNA polymerase sigma factor, producing the protein MLNSDLLEDAQILEALIGGNETAFALLYKRYQEKVYATAFYLLRDETDAHDLTQDVFWTIWEKRDQIDPSRPFQPYVLTITRNRCHNRIKTARNHLRSQADYRHYKDTFETPRANLEMTELGDQIRSAIAGISAPAARRAFELSYLENKSQKEIADEMNISLGTVKNQVSRALKVVREKLGHVVR; encoded by the coding sequence ATGCTGAACTCGGACTTACTGGAGGATGCACAGATCCTGGAAGCCTTGATAGGAGGCAATGAGACTGCTTTTGCCCTGCTTTACAAGCGTTACCAGGAAAAAGTTTATGCCACTGCTTTTTATTTGCTGCGGGATGAAACGGATGCGCATGACCTGACCCAGGATGTGTTCTGGACCATCTGGGAAAAGCGCGACCAGATAGATCCCAGCCGTCCTTTTCAGCCTTATGTGCTGACCATCACACGCAACAGGTGCCATAACCGGATCAAAACTGCCAGGAACCACCTGCGCAGCCAGGCGGATTACCGGCATTACAAGGATACTTTTGAAACACCCAGGGCCAACCTGGAGATGACGGAGCTGGGAGACCAGATCCGTTCTGCCATAGCGGGTATTTCCGCGCCTGCCGCCCGCCGGGCCTTTGAGCTCTCCTACCTGGAAAATAAATCACAGAAGGAAATCGCCGACGAAATGAACATCAGTCTCGGCACTGTTAAGAATCAGGTCAGTCGTGCCCTGAAAGTGGTACGCGAGAAACTGGGCCACGTTGTTCGATAA
- a CDS encoding RagB/SusD family nutrient uptake outer membrane protein, whose amino-acid sequence MTLKHILYYCVGACTLGAMACSDKLDLKPNDELDASTAYETVPDLNKGLLGAYAGVSFSYVRNSALTSDECTLPADNTSGRNIDTYRWQLDASNTTITAPFEEDYVVIDRLNRVLAAADNVKVKAGEETTRDRYKAELLALRAYCHFDLLRNFAEAYHSGAMGVPYMLSSKISSPARDNYEVVLQDIRSDLHAAKELMPDDFTDVTRITKPAISAIQARVALYDNEWDSARIFSTEAIDAVPLASKAAFGKIWTDQGTEDVIWKNKRTTDDALYLGDIFYDYGNGVALYVPSFELLNTFDKTNDIRFPWVALPNPDNTPGLAPYIVNKYQPLADVTNLADIKLFRAGEMYLVRAEARAELSDLPGAADDLNTLRAARINGYTPVTLADKTAAIDAIYLERFKELAFEGHRYYDLRRRNMTITREPADVVNAAGAATLKPTDKGYVYPIPDAEMKANKNMRQNP is encoded by the coding sequence ATGACACTGAAACATATTTTATACTACTGCGTAGGCGCGTGCACGTTAGGCGCCATGGCCTGCTCGGATAAACTGGACCTGAAACCCAACGATGAACTGGATGCCTCCACGGCCTACGAAACCGTGCCGGACCTGAACAAAGGCCTGCTGGGCGCTTATGCCGGTGTAAGCTTTTCTTACGTGCGCAACTCCGCGCTTACCAGCGATGAGTGTACCCTGCCGGCCGACAATACTTCCGGACGGAATATTGACACGTACCGCTGGCAGCTGGATGCCTCCAATACCACCATCACCGCCCCTTTTGAAGAGGACTACGTGGTGATAGACCGCCTGAACCGCGTGCTGGCAGCGGCAGATAACGTAAAGGTAAAAGCCGGTGAAGAAACCACCCGCGACCGGTACAAGGCGGAGCTGCTGGCACTGCGCGCCTATTGTCACTTTGACCTGCTGCGCAATTTTGCAGAAGCCTATCACAGCGGCGCTATGGGCGTGCCTTATATGCTTTCTTCCAAAATAAGCTCCCCCGCCCGCGATAACTATGAAGTAGTGCTGCAGGACATCCGCAGCGACCTGCATGCCGCCAAGGAGCTGATGCCGGACGATTTCACCGATGTGACCCGCATTACCAAACCGGCCATCAGCGCCATCCAGGCCCGTGTGGCATTGTATGATAATGAGTGGGACAGTGCCCGCATTTTCAGCACGGAAGCCATAGACGCGGTACCCCTGGCTTCCAAAGCGGCCTTCGGCAAGATCTGGACAGACCAGGGCACGGAAGATGTGATCTGGAAAAACAAGCGTACCACGGATGATGCCCTGTACCTGGGCGATATTTTTTATGATTATGGCAATGGCGTGGCGCTGTATGTTCCATCCTTTGAATTGCTGAACACTTTTGATAAAACGAACGATATCCGCTTTCCCTGGGTGGCCCTGCCCAATCCCGACAATACACCCGGCCTGGCCCCGTATATCGTCAACAAATACCAGCCCCTGGCCGACGTAACCAACCTGGCGGATATCAAGTTATTCCGTGCCGGTGAAATGTACCTGGTCCGCGCAGAGGCCCGTGCAGAACTGTCTGACCTGCCCGGCGCCGCCGATGACCTGAATACGCTGAGAGCTGCCCGCATCAATGGTTACACGCCGGTAACCCTGGCCGACAAAACCGCCGCCATAGATGCCATTTACCTGGAGCGCTTCAAGGAGCTGGCTTTCGAAGGGCACCGCTATTACGACCTGCGTCGCCGTAATATGACCATCACCCGGGAGCCTGCGGATGTGGTGAACGCCGCCGGAGCCGCCACGTTGAAGCCTACAGACAAAGGCTACGTGTATCCCATCCCCGATGCGGAAATGAAGGCAAATAAGAACATGCGGCAGAATCCATAA
- a CDS encoding isoaspartyl peptidase/L-asparaginase family protein: MKRIIGMMICLLVAAGAVSAQKYVMVIHGGAGTILKKNMTPEKEEAYKAAITKALQTGYDLLKTGHSSLDAVEAAVRTLEDNPLFNAGKGSVFTHDGRNEMDAAIMNGKTLQAGAVAGVTVIKNPISAARAVMERSEHVMMVGKGAEQFAREAGLEIVDPHYFWTPERWDALQQALKEDSVKAAQGHAMAEKLGIQNRDNKFGTVGAVALDKDGNLAAATSTGGMTDKKYGRVGDSPIIGAGTYANNKTVAVSCTGWGEFYIRNVVAYDLSAQMEYKGASVKDAGKAVISKVGALGGDGGLIALDKNGNMAMPFNTEGMYRGAITQDGKIEVYIYK, translated from the coding sequence ATGAAGCGCATCATTGGGATGATGATCTGCTTACTGGTGGCCGCAGGCGCCGTGAGCGCACAAAAGTATGTGATGGTGATCCACGGCGGTGCCGGCACCATCCTGAAAAAGAACATGACACCGGAAAAGGAGGAAGCGTACAAAGCGGCCATTACCAAGGCCCTGCAAACAGGCTATGACCTGCTGAAAACAGGCCACAGCAGCCTGGACGCGGTGGAAGCCGCCGTGCGCACGCTGGAAGATAACCCCCTGTTCAATGCAGGGAAAGGTTCCGTATTCACCCACGATGGGCGGAATGAAATGGATGCAGCCATCATGAACGGGAAAACCCTGCAGGCTGGCGCCGTGGCAGGTGTTACCGTGATCAAAAATCCCATCAGCGCGGCACGTGCCGTGATGGAAAGATCGGAGCATGTGATGATGGTAGGCAAAGGCGCAGAGCAGTTTGCCCGAGAGGCAGGCCTGGAGATCGTAGACCCGCATTATTTCTGGACACCGGAGCGCTGGGATGCCTTGCAGCAGGCCCTGAAGGAAGACTCCGTCAAAGCGGCCCAGGGACATGCCATGGCGGAAAAGCTGGGTATCCAGAACCGGGATAATAAATTTGGAACCGTGGGCGCCGTGGCGCTGGACAAGGACGGCAACCTGGCCGCAGCCACCAGCACCGGTGGCATGACAGACAAGAAGTATGGCCGCGTGGGAGATTCTCCCATCATTGGCGCCGGCACCTATGCCAATAACAAAACGGTGGCGGTGTCCTGCACCGGCTGGGGCGAGTTTTATATCCGTAACGTGGTGGCTTATGACCTGAGTGCGCAGATGGAATACAAAGGAGCCAGTGTAAAGGATGCAGGCAAGGCAGTGATCAGCAAAGTAGGGGCCCTGGGTGGCGATGGAGGCCTCATTGCACTGGACAAGAATGGCAACATGGCCATGCCTTTTAATACGGAAGGCATGTACCGCGGCGCCATTACACAGGACGGAAAGATCGAAGTGTACATTTATAAATAA